The following proteins are co-located in the Conyzicola lurida genome:
- a CDS encoding ABC transporter permease yields MNPARTLATAGRVLTQVRHDPRTVALLLVVPSLLVGLVAWLFDDTPVFQQIGPAMLALFPFIIMFLITSIATLRERRSGTLERLLSLPLSKADFILGYTLAFGLLAVAQAGIAVAFAVGVCGLEIDGSLWLLVCVALADAVLGTTLGLLASAFARTEFQVVQFMPAFVFPQVLLGGVLLPRDQMPDVLYAISDWLPLSHAIDALNAVAIDGEDAGYIAGQLLIIGAFALGAVVLGSVTLRRRTA; encoded by the coding sequence GTGAACCCGGCCCGCACCCTCGCCACCGCGGGCCGCGTGCTCACCCAGGTACGGCACGACCCGCGCACGGTGGCGCTGCTGCTGGTGGTGCCGAGCCTGCTGGTCGGACTCGTGGCCTGGCTGTTCGACGACACCCCCGTGTTCCAGCAGATCGGGCCGGCGATGCTCGCGCTGTTCCCGTTCATCATCATGTTCCTGATCACCAGCATCGCGACGCTGCGGGAGCGACGGTCGGGTACCCTCGAGCGGCTGCTCAGCCTGCCGCTGTCGAAGGCCGACTTCATCCTCGGGTACACGCTCGCGTTCGGGCTGCTCGCCGTCGCGCAGGCCGGCATCGCCGTGGCATTCGCGGTCGGGGTCTGCGGGCTGGAGATCGACGGATCGTTGTGGCTTCTCGTCTGCGTCGCCCTCGCGGACGCCGTGCTCGGCACGACTCTCGGCCTGCTGGCCAGCGCGTTCGCGCGCACCGAGTTCCAGGTGGTGCAGTTCATGCCCGCGTTCGTGTTCCCCCAGGTGCTGCTCGGCGGGGTGTTGCTCCCCCGCGACCAGATGCCCGACGTGCTGTACGCGATCTCGGACTGGTTGCCGCTGTCGCACGCGATCGACGCGCTCAACGCGGTCGCGATCGACGGCGAGGACGCGGGATACATCGCCGGCCAGCTGCTGATCATCGGGGCGTTCGCGCTCGGCGCGGTGGTGCTCGGGTCGGTGACGCTGCGGAGGCGCACGGCGTGA